A genome region from Candidatus Gracilibacteria bacterium includes the following:
- a CDS encoding BspA family leucine-rich repeat surface protein produces the protein MLYNIKIQAFTLVELIVVITILSILGTIGFISLQGFAVSARDSARLSDINTISRGLEYYQLETGRYPDPDDSVEFSNNGNVLWIQGTFGEEAKNTVQRVSEIPLDPVYKTQYQYAVTQTRREFELAALMEKQSIFGVESSIFTQIHADNPFSVYSSGNYNKKYISDIQNGNIQIFGVPTLITNTNQATDISSLISQNNFSLPGGNNLPAVYAGKLKGENSHTGTVNFIPGSVSGYTIPLVYSGSLQGLSGIGGKVSFGTNLRDYYVDSNASSINDYNSFRTYNTQSKIVGFVNSLIQSEKGGLNTDLITISEIIDVSSVVEASYPANTFVSIWDSLGTSTLTIPVAGGGANYNLYYEKITDKTQTGSLTGLTAAANINLPSPGKYRIEITGNMPQHLCNSNVACEKIESVIQWGNVGWTSAGSSFFGATNLLSVPNNTIGLESVTNMSQMFRNASSLNSNLSAWNLGSVTNTSNMFFGATAFNGDVSGWNMGSVVNMSQMFRDAASFNSSLSAWNIANATNTSGMFFAASNFNSDLSSWNLTNVTNTSQMFRNAVTFTSDLSNWNVSNVTNMSYMFNGTTLFTSDLSSWNVGKVTNMLQMFRSANNFNSNLSTWNVINVTNMYQMFFAAVAFSSDLSSWNVSKVTSMQQMFRGATIFSSNLSGWNVAATDVANNYDFDYNTSGLTADQYPIW, from the coding sequence TTTACACTCGTTGAACTCATAGTAGTGATAACAATCCTATCGATTCTTTGAACGATAGGATTTATTAGTCTTCAGTGATTTGCTGTTTCAGCAAGAGACAGTGCTCGATTAAGCGATATAAATACTATTTCGCGAGGTTTAGAATATTATCAACTCGAAACGGGAAGGTATCCAGATCCTGATGATAGTGTTGAGTTCTCAAATAATTGAAATGTTCTTTGGATTCAGTGAACATTTTGAGAAGAAGCTAAAAATACAGTTCAAAGGGTCTCTGAGATTCCTCTTGACCCTGTTTATAAAACACAGTACCAATATGCTGTGACTCAAACAAGGAGAGAATTTGAACTAGCTGCTCTCATGGAAAAACAGAGCATATTTTGAGTTGAGTCTTCCATTTTTACTCAAATTCATGCAGACAACCCATTTTCTGTATATAGTAGTTGAAACTATAATAAAAAATATATATCAGATATCCAAAATGGTAATATTCAGATTTTTTGAGTTCCTACTTTGATCACAAATACGAATCAAGCTACTGATATCTCTTCACTTATATCCCAAAATAATTTTTCACTTCCAGGATGAAATAATCTTCCTGCAGTATATGCAGGTAAATTAAAATGAGAAAATTCACATACTTGAACCGTTAATTTTATTCCTGGAAGTGTTTCTTGATATACAATTCCACTCGTTTACTCTTGAAGCTTACAGTGACTCTCATGAATCGGTGGAAAAGTTAGTTTTTGAACGAATTTGCGAGATTATTATGTTGATTCTAATGCATCTAGCATTAATGATTATAATAGTTTTAGAACGTATAACACTCAATCAAAGATAGTTTGATTTGTAAATTCACTCATTCAATCTGAAAAATGATGACTCAATACTGATTTAATCACTATTTCTGAAATTATAGATGTCAGTTCTGTTGTAGAAGCTAGTTATCCAGCGAATACCTTTGTGTCAATTTGGGATTCCTTATGAACCTCAACTCTCACAATTCCAGTTGCTGGTTGAGGAGCAAATTATAATTTATATTATGAAAAAATCACTGATAAAACTCAGACATGAAGTTTGACTTGACTTACAGCAGCTGCAAATATCAACCTCCCAAGTCCTTGAAAATATAGAATTGAAATTACGTGAAATATGCCTCAGCATCTTTGTAATTCAAACGTAGCTTGTGAAAAAATTGAATCGGTTATCCAATGGTGAAATGTCTGATGGACATCTGCGTGATCATCATTTTTTTGAGCAACGAACCTTCTGAGTGTTCCAAACAATACCATCTGACTTGAGTCGGTTACTAACATGTCTCAAATGTTTAGAAATGCTTCCAGTCTCAACTCAAACTTATCTGCGTGGAATCTATGAAGTGTTACTAATACCTCAAATATGTTTTTTTGAGCAACTGCGTTCAACTGAGATGTTTCCTGATGGAACATGTGAAGTGTCGTAAATATGTCTCAAATGTTTAGAGATGCAGCTAGTTTTAATTCCAGTTTATCTGCGTGGAATATTGCAAATGCTACGAATACTTCATGAATGTTTTTTGCTGCAAGTAACTTTAACTCTGATTTATCCTCTTGGAATCTTACCAACGTTACAAATACTAGTCAGATGTTTAGAAATGCTGTTACATTCACTTCTGATCTCTCAAATTGGAATGTATCTAATGTTACAAATATGTCTTACATGTTTAATGGAACTACACTCTTCACTTCTGATTTATCATCGTGGAATGTTTGAAAGGTTACTAATATGCTTCAAATGTTCAGATCAGCCAACAATTTTAACTCCAATCTCTCAACTTGGAATGTTATAAATGTGACCAATATGTATCAAATGTTTTTCGCAGCAGTAGCGTTTAGCTCTGATTTATCATCGTGGAATGTTAGCAAAGTTACTTCAATGCAGCA